A region of the Chlamydia felis Fe/C-56 genome:
TAGAAACCCCGGGAGCGAACTGAAGAACGAGAATGGCTAATAGTAGGATGGCTGCAACCAGCGCTGAAATTAAACTAATAACTTGAAATCGTCTTACTTCACAAGCGCTACCCCTACCCCCAGGAATAATAGTCCCTACTTCAATAAAGGTACTTGCAGGATTGTCCTCTCGGGAGGGCTGGTTGATTGTGGGTGGTGACATTAATTTTTACTCTAAAACAAACGAAGTGCTATTCTATTTTAAATATTTAAAGATTTAAAAAAGTATAATTTTTTCTTTTTTAATCTCATCTTTTATAAAGATTCTTGACAAATCTTTCCGATTCCCCCCAAACTGACTGTTGTTACCACTTAAGGAGTCTAAACTATATGTCGAAGATATATGATTTGCTAGGAGATGACGCGGAAAATTTATTAAGATACGAATGCAGATGTATCCTTAAAGAAAATCTAACCCTCCCCTCACCAGACTTTATCGATAAAGTTTTTGTCAATTCTGATAGAAGTAATCTTGTATTGAAATCTTTACAGGCTATGTTTGCTCACGGAAGATTAGCAAACACTGGGTATCTGTCGATTCTTCCTGTAGATCAGGGAGTGGAGCATACAGCGGGAGCCTCCTTTTCTCCAAATCCAATCTATTTTGATCCGGAGAACATCATTCGACTGGCTATTGAAGGTGGTTGTTCTGCCGTGGCTTCTTCTTATGGAGTGTTAAGCATACTTTCTAGAAAGTATGCTCATAAAATTCCTTTTATGTTGAAGCTCAATCATAATGAACTATTATCTTATCCAACAACCTATCATCAAATTTTCTTTAGCCAAGTAGAAAGCGCTTACGATATGGGTGCTGTTGCTGTCGGAGCCACAGTTTATTTTGGTTCTGAGACATCTTCGGAAGAAATCGTGGCGGTTTCCCAAGCTTTTGCAAAAGCCAGAGAACTGGGCATGGCTACTGTATTGTGGTGTTATTTGCGAAATTCTAATTTCGTCTCTAATGGGATAGACTATCACACCGCTGCAGATCTAACCGGTCAGGCAGATCATTTAGGAGCAACATTAGGTGCGGATATCGTAAAACAAAAGTTGCCTACATGCCAAGGCGGTTTTAAAGCTATTAAATTTAGTAAAACAGATGATAGAGTATATTCCGAGCTCTCTTCAGATCATCCAATTGATTTATGCCGTTACCAAGTACTTAATAGCTACTGTGGCAAAATTGGACTCATTAATTCCGGAGGCCCTTCAGGAAAGGATGATTTTGCAGAGGCAGCAAAAACAGCTGTGATTAACAAGAGAGCTGGAGGTATGGGTCTTATTTTGGGAAGAAAAGCTTTTCAAAGACCTCTTACTGAAGGCGTACAATTATTAAACTTGGTTCAAGACATTTATTTAGATCCGAGCATCACAATAGCGTAATCTAAAGAAAAGGCTTTTATGCATACCCATACAAAACCCTCAAAACCTCTGGGAACATTTACTGTTGGAATGTTATCTCTAGCAGTAGTTATTAGTTTAAGGAACTTGCCCCTAACAGCAAAACACGGATTATCGACTCTTTTCTTTTATGCTCTAGCCGTGGGCTGTTTTATGATCCCCTATGCGCTTATTTCAGCTGAATTAGCGTCTTTTAAACCCCAAGGAATTTATATTTGGACTCGCGATGCCTTGGGAAAGTGGTGGGGATTTTTCTCTATATGGATGCAATGGTTCCATAACATGACATGGTACCCTGCAATGCTCGCATTTATTGCAAGTACGCTAGTGTACAAAATTAATCCAGAACTAGCCCATAACAAAGTCTATTTGGCAATAGTTATTCTTGCCGGATTTTGGGGACTGACTTTTTTTAATTTCTTTGGGATTAGTACATCAGCTTTATTTAGTTCGATTTGCGTTATCGTAGGAACTTTGATCCCAGGAGTAATTTTAGTTGCCTTGGCTATTTTTTGGATCATGACGGGAAATCCTATAGCCATTTCCTTGTCGTGGAGAGATTTACTTCCTGATATTAATGGTATGTCTTCCTTTGTATTACTCGCAGGAATGCTTCTAGCTCTCTGCGGATTAGAAGCCAATGCGAACCTGGCCTCGGATATGGTAAATCCTAGAAAGAACTACCCTAAAGCTGTACTTATTGGAGCGATTTCTACATTAGCTATTCTAGTTTTGGGATCGCTGTCTATAGCCATTGTGATTCCGAAAGAAGAGATCAGTTTAGTTTCTGGGCTAGTCAAAGCTTTTTCTCTATTCTTTGATAAGTATAATCTTTCTTGGATGACTAGCATCATTGTTGTTATGACGATTGCTGGATCTTTAGGAGAGCTTAATGCTTGGATGTTTGCTGGAACCAAGGGCTTATTTGTTTCCACACAAAATGACTGCCTCCCTAGAATGTTTAAAAAAGTAAACGCAAAAAATGTCCCTACAAACCTAATGCTATTTCAAGCAATCGTAGTGACTTTATTTACTTTGATATTCCTATGTCTAGACTCTGCAGATCTGGCGTATTGGATTCTTAGTGCATTGAGCATACAAATGTATTTAGCTATGTACATTTGCTTATTTATTGCAGGTCCAATTTTGCGTATTAAAGAGCCAAAGGCTCAACGTCTCTATTCTGTTCCCGGAAAATTTTTCGGCATCTGTCTACTTTCTATCTTGGGAATACTTTCTTGCTTATTTGTTTTATGGATTAGCTTTTTACCTCCTCAAGGAGTCTCTTTGTTATCTGGAGCGGGTAAAATAGGGTACTCAGCCTTTCTACTATTGGCTTTCTCTATAAATTGTATGATACCTTTTGGCATCTACTACGCACATAAAAAACTCGTCAAATAAGCCTGATAGAAAACATCGAAGCAGTTCCTTAAAAATCTTTTAAGAAGCTGCTTTGATATTCTTCAAAAAAGCAAGGTTGCTCCCCTAAAGAATGAAGGAACTTTAGCCGGTAAATGGCGTGCCTAAACAAAAATCATTGCGAATGGAATTCTGAACTTAATTCATCAAATAGTAAAAGGATAACTAACTGAAAAAGAAAAAATTCAAGAATCCCGTTATCAAGAAGAATATAACCATCGACATAATATCATTCAGCGCCGTAACAATAGGTCCCGAAGCTAAAGCCGGATCTACACCTAATTTTACAAAGAAAAACGGAGAAAGAACTCCTAAGGTTGTAGCCGTTAACGACGCTCCCAACACTCCGGTAGCTACAGTAACTCCAAGTTGCAATCCCCCTCCAGAAAAAAGATTCATTCCCAAGAATCCCATAAGATAAACAACAATACCACAAAGAATACCCAAAGCCACACCTGTTAATAAACCAATGCTCATCTCTTTGAATATAGTTTCTCTACGACGTCCAAATGAAAGCGTTCCAGTGGCCATACTGCGGACTAAAATCGTGCTACACTGAACACCTACGTTTCCAGACATACCATTAATTAAAGGAATGAAGAAAATTACTA
Encoded here:
- a CDS encoding class I fructose-bisphosphate aldolase; this translates as MSKIYDLLGDDAENLLRYECRCILKENLTLPSPDFIDKVFVNSDRSNLVLKSLQAMFAHGRLANTGYLSILPVDQGVEHTAGASFSPNPIYFDPENIIRLAIEGGCSAVASSYGVLSILSRKYAHKIPFMLKLNHNELLSYPTTYHQIFFSQVESAYDMGAVAVGATVYFGSETSSEEIVAVSQAFAKARELGMATVLWCYLRNSNFVSNGIDYHTAADLTGQADHLGATLGADIVKQKLPTCQGGFKAIKFSKTDDRVYSELSSDHPIDLCRYQVLNSYCGKIGLINSGGPSGKDDFAEAAKTAVINKRAGGMGLILGRKAFQRPLTEGVQLLNLVQDIYLDPSITIA
- a CDS encoding amino acid permease; translated protein: MHTHTKPSKPLGTFTVGMLSLAVVISLRNLPLTAKHGLSTLFFYALAVGCFMIPYALISAELASFKPQGIYIWTRDALGKWWGFFSIWMQWFHNMTWYPAMLAFIASTLVYKINPELAHNKVYLAIVILAGFWGLTFFNFFGISTSALFSSICVIVGTLIPGVILVALAIFWIMTGNPIAISLSWRDLLPDINGMSSFVLLAGMLLALCGLEANANLASDMVNPRKNYPKAVLIGAISTLAILVLGSLSIAIVIPKEEISLVSGLVKAFSLFFDKYNLSWMTSIIVVMTIAGSLGELNAWMFAGTKGLFVSTQNDCLPRMFKKVNAKNVPTNLMLFQAIVVTLFTLIFLCLDSADLAYWILSALSIQMYLAMYICLFIAGPILRIKEPKAQRLYSVPGKFFGICLLSILGILSCLFVLWISFLPPQGVSLLSGAGKIGYSAFLLLAFSINCMIPFGIYYAHKKLVK